Proteins found in one Xyrauchen texanus isolate HMW12.3.18 chromosome 30, RBS_HiC_50CHRs, whole genome shotgun sequence genomic segment:
- the LOC127623897 gene encoding cytosolic phospholipase A2-like isoform X2: MGASLSEENQLETPTGTEEWCRFAERVCHQDVTQTLCCGCSTAGTKVRVLLTVLPASGSVPVIAVLGSGGGFRAMVGFSGVMKALYESGILDCVTYVAGLSGSTWYMSTLYSHPEFPAKGPEQINQELMNRVSSNPLRLLHPKHITNYVHSLWSKKTAGQPVTFTDIFGMLIGETLIPAMMDTKLSDLQEKINEAQAPLPLFTCLHVKPDVSELKFADWVEFSPYEIGIAKYGTFMTPDLFGSKFFRGHVVKKYEENPLHFLMGVWGSAFSILFNRILGFNDVTKGSTMEEELDLIKPGHIVGVDSLDNDEDPNGEEEYQASWVQHMVSSLFSDWALFNTREGRAGKVHNFMLGLNLNDYVTLSPFAEPLSGTEDEVDAVTDPFEFDCIHEPLDLKSRKIHVVDSGLTFNLPFPLILRPQRGVDLIISFDFSARPSDSSPPFMELQLAEKWARMNKLPFPKIDPKVCDREGLKECYVFKPKKGERNCPTVIHFVLVNIDFRTFKAPGVPRETDKEREFADFDIFDDPETPYSTFNFQYSNKAFTQLHDLMEFITLNNIEVIKEAIKDSILYRKEGSFRCSVPLSLSEVQNKKRLKRESKGQACQ; this comes from the exons atgggtgcatcactgagtgaggagaatcaattggaaaccccAACAGGAACGGAAGaatggtgtcgctttgctgagcgagtatgccaccaagacgtcacccaaacgctCTGCTGCGGGTGCTCtacagctggaaccaaagtgCGTGTGCTGCTCACTGTTCTACCCGCATCAGGATCA gTTCCAGTGATAGCTGTGCTTGGGTCAGGGGGAGGTTTCAGAGCGATGGTTGGATTTTCAGGTGTTATGAAGGCTTTGTACGAGTCTGGCATTCTAGACTGCGTCACCTATGTTGCTGGCCTCTCTGGATCCACATG GTACATGTCCACTTTGTACTCCCACCCAGAGTTCCCTGCTAAAGGCCCAGAGCAGATCAACCAGGAGCTGATGAATCGTGTCAGTAGTAACCCTCTCAGACTTCTCCATCCCAAACATATCACTAACTATGTGCATTCCCTGTGGAGCAAGAAGACCGCAGGGCAGCCTGTTACCTTCACAGATATCTTTGGAATGTTGATTGGCGAGACCCTTATTCCAGCT ATGATGGACACCAAGTTAAGTGATTTGCAAGAGAAGATCAACGAAGCTCAGGCTCCTCTGCCCTTGTTCACCTGCCTACATGTAAAACCAGATGTCTCTGAGCTTAAGTTTGCAG ATTGGGTGGAGTTTAGTCCGTATGAGATCGGAATTGCTAAATATGGAACCTTCATGACCCCTGACCTTTTCGGAAGCAAGTTCTTCAGAGGACATGTGGTCAAGAAGTACGAAGAGAACCCTCTTCACTTCCTTATGG GTGTGTGGGGCAGTGCCTTCTCCATCCTCTTCAACAGAATTCTGGGGTTTAATGATGTGACAAAAGGCAGCACCATGGAGGAAGAACTAG ATCTGATCAAACCAGGACACATCGTAGGAGTGGACAGTCTAGACAATGACGAGGATCCAAATGGAG AGGAAGAGTATCAAGCAAGCTGGGTGCAGCATATGGTTAGCTCTCTTTTCAGTGACTGGGCTCTTTTTAACACCCGAGAAGGCAGAGCAGGAAAAGTACACAACTTCATGCTGGGCTTAAACCTCAATGATTATGTGACACTTTCCCCTTTCGCTGAGCCTCTTAGTGGCACAGAGGACGAGGTTGATGCTGTCACAG ACCCGTTCGAGTTTGACTGCATCCACGAGCCATTGGATCTGAAAAGCAGGAAGATCCATGTAGTGGACAGTGGCTTGACCTTTAACCTCCCTTTTCCTCTGATTCTAAGGCCTCAGAGGGGTGTTGACCTCATCATCTCCTTTGACTTTTCTGCCCGGCCGAGTGACTCTAGTCCTCCCTTTATG GAACTTCAGCTGGCTGAGAAATGGGCACGAATGAATAAGCTTCCATTTCCTAAGATTGACCCGAAGGTGTGTGATCGTGAGGGGCTGAAAGAGTGTTATGTCTTTAAGCCCAAAAAAGGAGAACGAAACTGCCCCACTGTCATCCATTTTGTTCTGGTCAATATTGACTTCAGGACTTTCAAAGCCCCAG GGGTTCCACGAGAGACGGACAAAGAAAGAGAATTTGCAGACTTCGACATCTTCGATGACCCCGAGACACCTTACTCCACCTTCAACTTCCAGTATTCCAACAAAGCCTTCACCCAGTTGCATGACCTTATGGAATTCATCACACTTAACAACATTGAG GTCATCAAAGAAGCGATAAAGGACAGTATCTTGTATAGGAAGGAGGGTTCGTTTCGCTGCTCTGTCCCACTTTCTCTCTCTGAAGTTCAAAACAAAAAACGCTTAAAGAGGGAGTCCAAAGGTCAAGCTTGCCAATAA